In Eriocheir sinensis breed Jianghai 21 chromosome 64, ASM2467909v1, whole genome shotgun sequence, one DNA window encodes the following:
- the LOC126987440 gene encoding zinc finger protein 80-like, producing the protein MNFTSNLITTTHIKSEIPANIITSAPFFNTTTAREVDPIDPVRKFECPDCGEVIRGKSHFIQHKLSHAGLKVFCCPECGRMFTRQHLLLRHTQVHTGIKKYECEKHRCGECGKSFADTEGLTHHMQGHAIAKKYYCEECGLRCDDSEDLTRHRATSHPLTRKPKLDGTTHIKEEPKEPVIKEYKRGIYYSMRVCITA; encoded by the exons ATGAACT TCACCTccaacctcatcaccaccacccatatcAAGTCCGAAATCCCAGCCAACATCATCACCAGCGCCCccttcttcaacaccaccacagcaCGGGAGGTCGACCCCATAGACCCAGTGCGGAAATTCGAATGCCCTGACTGCGGGGAGGTGATCCGCGGCAAGAGTCACTTCATTCAGCATAAGCTCTCCCACGCCGGCCTCAAGGTCTTCTGCTGCCCGGAGTGTGGGAGGATGTTCACCAGACAACACCTACTCCTCAGGCACACGCAAGTCCACACTGGGATTAAGAAATATGAGTGTGAA AAACACCGCTGTGGGGAGTGTGGGAAGTCCTTCGCCGACACGGAAGGGTTGACACACCACATGCAGGGACACGCCATCGCAAAGAAATACTACTGCGAGGAGTGTGGCTTGCGATGCGACGATTCTGAGGACCTCACACGACACAGGGCGACCTCTCACCCGCTGACCCGGAAACCCAAACTCGACGGGACAACCCACATCAAGGAGGAGCCCAAGGAACCAGTTATCAAGGAGTACAA AAGGGGCATTTATTACAGCATGAGAGTGTGCATAACCGCCTGA
- the LOC126987250 gene encoding 26S proteasome non-ATPase regulatory subunit 13-like gives MNSKVEAYLTAKKENSPAELSNKFGEMEELYNKKLWHQLTLALMSLVKEPAMREGTELITLYNNLICELENKVNPLSLATIAGEVITQHVDPNEAVTFVERIIPKVSDHQEARVLANVLIAQVTLTRLEDQAKTKKILDETEKLLDEIDGVTPVHGKFYLLASELYCRSGAHSDYYRAALRYLGCIELQNLDSETQNKQAFYLGLAALLGEGIYNFGELLAHPILEALKGSSSEWLRDLLLAFNEGNINKFEAMKSQWSTQPDLLTKENQLREKIRLLCLMEMTFQRKAYDRQLTFVEIARETGLPMNQVEVMVMRALSLGLVRGTIDQVEGKVNITWVQPRVLDKKQLASMMDRLTDWCRDVSSMQSLLQEQASSILTL, from the exons atgaaCAGCAAAGTGGAAGCATATCTCACCGCCAAGAAGGAGAACTCCCCCGCGGAGCTCTCCAATAAGTTCGGGGAGATGGAGGAGCTCTACAACAAGAA GTTATGGCATCAGCTGACCCTGGCACTGATGAGCCTGGTGAAGGAGCCAGCGATGAGGGAAGGCACCGAGCTCATCACCCTGTACAACAACCTCATCTGTGAGCTCGAGAACAA ggTCAATCCGCTGTCCCTGGCCACCATCGCCGGAGAGGTCATCACCCAGCACGTCGACCCCAATGAGGCTGTGACCTTCGTGGAGCGCATCATCCCTAAGGTGTCAGACCACCAGGAGGCGAGGGTGCTGGCTAACGTGCTGATTGCCCAG gtCACCCTCACCCGCCTCGAAGACCAGGCCAAAACCAAGAAGATCCTCGACGAAACGGAGAAGCTGCTTGACGAGATTGACGGAGTGACCCCCGTGCAtggaaa gTTCTATCTCCTTGCGTCCGAGCTGTACTGTCGCAGCGGGGCCCACTCGGACTATTACCGGGCTGCCCTGCGGTATCTGGGCTGCATTGAGCTTCAGAATCTGGACTCTGAGACGCAGAATAAGCAAGCCTTCTACCTCGGTCTGGCCGCACTGCTTGGGGAAGGGATATACAACTTTGGCGagctg tTGGCACACCCCATACTGGAGGCACTAAAGGGGTCATCATCTGAGTGGCTCCGTGACCTCCTGCTGGCGTTCAACGAGGGAAATATCAACAAGTTCGAGGCCATGAAGAGCCAGTGGAGCACCCAGCCGGACCTGTTGACCAAGGAGAACCAGCTGAGAGAGAAGATCCGGCTCCTGTGTTTAATGGAG atGACCTTCCAGCGCAAAGCCTACGACCGCCAACTCACCTTCGTCGAAATCGCGCGAGAGACCGGACTCCCCATGAACCAAGTTGAGGTCATGGTAATGCGCGCCCTGTCCCTCGGCCTTGTCCGGGGCACCATCGACCAGGTGGAGGGCAAGGTCAACATCACCTGGGTCCAGCCTAGGGTGTTGGACAAGAAGCAGCTGGCGTCAATGATGGATAGGCTGACTGATTGGTGTCGCGATGTGTCTAGCATGCAAAGCCTTCTCCAGGAGCAAGCCTCGTCAATTCTCACGCTgtag